In Afipia sp. GAS231, a single window of DNA contains:
- the pheT gene encoding phenylalanine--tRNA ligase subunit beta: MKFTLSWLKEHLETDEPLEKLAEKLTMIGLEVEHIEDKAKALSPFSIARVISAEQHPNADRLRVCMVDTGDGGAPVQVVCGAPNARAGLVSVFSPPGTFIPGKNITLGVGTIRGVESRGMLCSAAELQISEDHDGIMELPADAPIGAGYAQWAGLGDPMLEINLTPNRQDCTGVHGIARDLSAADMGKFKDHGIKPIKGEFPCPVQVKVEDATLCPGFALRLVRGVKNGPSPEWLQKRLTSIGLRPINALVDITNFMTYDRARPLHVFDAKKVTGNLTVRRAKDGETLLALDGRTYTLDSGVCVIADDHGVESLAGIMGGEASGCDENTTDVLIESALWNEINIAQSGRKLGINSDARYRFERGIDPAFMVPGLEMATKLVMEMCGGTPSENVVVGKAFGEDRVIEFPLTEVKRLAGIEVPFPEVKLILGRLGFMVAGSGPVVKIAVPSWRTDISGKADIVEEIVRIVGVDKVPMTPFERGDAPRKPVLTQIQLRTRRAKRALAARGMVEAVTWSFISKPAAELFGGGQAELAVANPIASDLSDMRPSLLPGLVAAAQANVNRGFADVALFEVGQVFKGDKPEDQMVAASGVRHGFASSKGMGRHWSGAVMADALDAKADAFAVLAAAGAPMQALQIVSGGPSWLHPGRSGTIQIGPQNVLGYFGELHPRALEALRADGPLIAFEVTLNRIPDAKQRPTRAKPVLDLSAFQPVSRDFAFIVDRSVKAGDIVRAAQGVDKKLITDVTVFDVYEGKGIDDGKKSIAIAVTIQPREKTLTDQEIDAVAAKVVAEVTKKTGGLLRA; encoded by the coding sequence ATGAAATTCACGCTCTCCTGGCTGAAGGAACATCTCGAGACCGACGAGCCGCTGGAAAAGCTGGCCGAAAAGCTCACCATGATCGGGCTCGAGGTCGAGCATATCGAGGACAAGGCCAAGGCGCTTTCGCCGTTTTCGATCGCGCGCGTCATCTCGGCCGAGCAGCATCCGAATGCGGATCGCTTGCGCGTCTGCATGGTCGATACCGGCGACGGCGGCGCGCCGGTGCAGGTGGTGTGCGGCGCGCCGAATGCGCGCGCCGGTCTCGTCAGCGTGTTCTCGCCGCCCGGCACCTTCATTCCGGGCAAGAACATCACGCTTGGCGTCGGCACGATCCGAGGCGTCGAAAGCCGCGGCATGCTGTGCTCGGCGGCCGAGTTGCAGATTTCCGAAGACCATGACGGCATCATGGAGCTGCCGGCCGATGCACCGATCGGAGCTGGTTACGCGCAATGGGCCGGCCTCGGCGATCCCATGCTCGAAATCAACCTGACGCCCAACCGTCAGGACTGCACCGGCGTGCACGGCATCGCGCGCGATCTTTCCGCCGCCGACATGGGCAAGTTCAAAGACCACGGCATCAAACCGATCAAGGGTGAATTCCCCTGCCCGGTGCAGGTCAAGGTCGAGGACGCCACGCTGTGTCCGGGCTTTGCGCTGCGGCTGGTCCGCGGCGTCAAGAACGGACCTTCGCCGGAGTGGCTGCAGAAGCGCCTGACCTCGATCGGGCTGCGCCCGATCAACGCGCTGGTCGATATCACCAACTTCATGACCTACGACCGCGCCCGGCCGCTGCATGTGTTCGACGCCAAAAAGGTGACGGGCAATCTCACCGTGCGACGCGCCAAAGACGGCGAGACGCTGCTGGCGCTCGACGGCCGCACCTACACGCTCGACAGCGGCGTCTGCGTCATCGCCGACGACCACGGCGTCGAATCGCTCGCCGGCATCATGGGCGGCGAGGCTTCCGGCTGCGACGAGAACACCACGGACGTGCTGATCGAATCCGCGCTGTGGAACGAGATCAACATCGCCCAAAGCGGCCGCAAGCTCGGCATCAATTCGGACGCACGTTATCGCTTCGAGCGCGGCATCGATCCGGCCTTCATGGTGCCGGGGCTGGAGATGGCCACCAAACTGGTGATGGAGATGTGCGGCGGCACGCCGTCCGAGAACGTCGTCGTCGGCAAGGCGTTTGGCGAGGATCGGGTGATCGAGTTTCCGCTGACCGAGGTCAAGCGGCTCGCCGGCATCGAGGTGCCATTCCCGGAAGTGAAACTGATCCTGGGCCGTCTCGGCTTCATGGTCGCCGGCTCTGGTCCGGTGGTGAAAATCGCGGTGCCGTCGTGGCGCACCGACATCAGCGGCAAGGCCGATATCGTCGAGGAAATCGTGCGCATCGTCGGCGTCGACAAGGTGCCGATGACCCCGTTCGAGCGTGGCGACGCGCCGCGCAAGCCGGTGCTGACCCAGATCCAGCTCCGCACCCGCCGCGCCAAGCGCGCACTCGCCGCGCGCGGCATGGTCGAGGCCGTGACGTGGTCGTTCATTTCAAAACCCGCGGCCGAATTGTTCGGCGGCGGACAGGCCGAACTCGCGGTGGCCAATCCGATCGCATCCGATTTGTCCGACATGCGGCCGAGCCTGCTGCCAGGCCTGGTTGCGGCCGCGCAGGCCAACGTCAATCGCGGCTTCGCCGATGTGGCGCTGTTCGAAGTCGGACAGGTATTCAAGGGTGACAAGCCCGAGGACCAGATGGTCGCGGCCTCAGGCGTGCGGCATGGTTTTGCGTCCTCGAAAGGCATGGGACGGCATTGGTCCGGCGCGGTCATGGCCGACGCACTCGATGCCAAGGCCGACGCGTTCGCGGTGCTCGCAGCGGCCGGCGCGCCGATGCAGGCGCTGCAGATCGTGTCGGGTGGGCCTTCATGGCTGCATCCCGGTCGTTCCGGCACCATCCAGATCGGCCCGCAAAACGTGCTCGGCTATTTCGGCGAATTGCACCCGCGCGCATTAGAGGCGCTTCGCGCAGATGGCCCGCTGATCGCCTTCGAGGTGACGCTAAATCGTATTCCCGACGCCAAGCAGCGGCCGACCCGCGCCAAGCCGGTGCTCGACCTCTCCGCCTTCCAGCCGGTGTCGCGCGACTTCGCGTTCATCGTCGATCGCAGCGTCAAGGCCGGCGATATCGTGCGCGCGGCGCAGGGCGTCGACAAGAAGCTGATCACGGATGTGACCGTGTTCGACGTCTACGAAGGCAAGGGCATCGACGACGGTAAAAAGTCGATCGCAATCGCCGTCACGATCCAGCCGCGCGAGAAGACGCTGACCGATCAGGAAATCGATGCAGTGGCGGCGAAGGTCGTGGCCGAAGTGACGAAGAAGACCGGCGGCCTGCTTCGGGCATGA
- the rplT gene encoding 50S ribosomal protein L20 has product MSRVKRGVTSHARHKKVYKAAKGFRGRRKNTIRAAKAAVEKAGQYAFRDRKRKKRTFRALWIQRINAAVRPFGMTYSVFINGLSKSGILVDRKVLSDLAIAEPAAFQAIAEKAKAALAA; this is encoded by the coding sequence ATGTCTCGCGTCAAACGCGGTGTGACCTCTCACGCCAGGCACAAGAAAGTCTACAAGGCCGCCAAGGGTTTCCGCGGCCGCCGCAAGAACACCATCCGCGCCGCCAAGGCCGCGGTCGAGAAGGCCGGGCAATATGCCTTCCGCGATCGCAAGCGCAAGAAGCGCACCTTCCGCGCGCTCTGGATCCAGCGCATCAACGCGGCCGTCCGTCCGTTCGGCATGACCTACAGCGTGTTTATCAACGGGCTGTCGAAGTCGGGCATCCTGGTCGACCGCAAGGTGCTGTCGGATCTCGCTATTGCCGAACCGGCGGCGTTCCAGGCGATCGCCGAGAAGGCCAAGGCCGCGCTCGCGGCCTGA
- a CDS encoding ASCH domain-containing protein encodes MSAVPAKYQGLRSFAFGDGPALADELLDLVVREVKTATCSTEDEPNTSTPGECWIVLDGRGVPACVIETLEVTYRRYNEVDAAFAYEEGEGDRSLRYWREAHRNYFGRLGRFSEDMMLMCERFRLVEVFAEQAS; translated from the coding sequence GTGAGTGCCGTCCCTGCGAAATATCAGGGTCTGCGGTCGTTCGCGTTCGGCGACGGGCCGGCGTTGGCCGACGAACTGCTCGACCTTGTCGTTCGCGAAGTGAAGACGGCGACCTGTTCCACCGAGGACGAGCCCAACACGTCGACCCCGGGCGAATGCTGGATCGTGCTCGACGGACGCGGCGTGCCGGCCTGCGTGATCGAAACCCTCGAAGTGACCTACCGCCGCTACAACGAAGTCGACGCCGCCTTTGCCTATGAAGAAGGCGAAGGCGACCGCAGCCTCCGCTACTGGCGCGAAGCGCATCGCAACTATTTCGGACGGCTGGGCCGCTTCAGCGAAGACATGATGCTGATGTGCGAACGTTTCCGTCTGGTCGAGGTTTTTGCGGAGCAGGCGTCATGA
- the pheS gene encoding phenylalanine--tRNA ligase subunit alpha, which produces MTDLATLEQTILSQIVAASDEAALEAVRVAALGKKGSISALLSTLGKMSPDERKTQGAAINLAKDKVTEALTARRDILKSAALDARLASETIDVTLPLREAPAEAGRIHPLSQVFEEVNTIFADMGFAIAEGPDIETDDYNFTKLNFPEGHPAREMHDTFFFNPKEDGSRMLLRTHTSPVQVRTMLSQKPPIRVICPGRTYRIDSDATHTPQFHQVEGLVIDKGSHLGHLKWILHEFCKAFFEVDHINMRFRPSFFPFTEPSLEVDIQCRRDKGEIRFGEGEDWLEILGCGMVHPNVLRACGIDPDVYQGFAWGMGIDRIAMLKYGMSDLRQLFENDVRWLAHYGFKPLDVPTLAGGLST; this is translated from the coding sequence ATGACCGACCTTGCAACACTCGAACAGACCATTCTCAGCCAGATCGTCGCAGCCTCCGACGAGGCCGCGCTCGAAGCGGTGCGCGTTGCGGCGCTAGGCAAGAAAGGCTCGATCTCCGCGCTGCTCTCAACGCTCGGCAAGATGTCGCCGGACGAACGCAAGACGCAGGGTGCCGCGATCAACCTCGCCAAGGACAAAGTGACGGAAGCGCTGACCGCGCGCCGCGACATCCTGAAATCGGCGGCGCTCGATGCGCGGCTTGCTTCCGAGACCATCGACGTCACGCTGCCGCTGCGCGAAGCCCCGGCCGAAGCCGGACGCATCCATCCGCTGAGCCAGGTATTCGAAGAGGTCAACACGATCTTCGCCGACATGGGTTTTGCCATCGCCGAAGGCCCGGATATCGAGACCGACGATTACAATTTCACCAAACTGAATTTCCCCGAAGGCCATCCGGCGCGGGAAATGCACGACACCTTCTTCTTCAATCCGAAGGAAGACGGTTCGCGGATGCTGTTGCGCACCCACACCTCGCCGGTGCAGGTGCGCACGATGCTGAGCCAGAAGCCGCCGATCCGCGTGATCTGCCCGGGCCGCACCTATCGCATCGATTCCGACGCGACGCATACGCCGCAGTTTCACCAGGTCGAGGGCCTCGTCATCGACAAGGGTTCGCATCTCGGCCATCTCAAATGGATCCTGCACGAGTTCTGCAAGGCGTTCTTCGAGGTCGACCACATCAACATGCGGTTCCGGCCGTCGTTCTTCCCGTTCACCGAGCCATCGCTCGAGGTCGACATCCAGTGCCGCCGCGACAAGGGCGAAATTCGCTTCGGCGAAGGCGAGGACTGGCTGGAGATTCTCGGCTGCGGCATGGTGCACCCGAACGTGCTGCGCGCCTGCGGCATCGATCCCGATGTCTATCAGGGCTTTGCCTGGGGCATGGGCATCGATCGCATCGCGATGCTCAAGTATGGCATGTCGGATCTGCGGCAGTTGTTCGAAAATGACGTGCGCTGGCTCGCGCATTACGGCTTCAAGCCGCTCGACGTCCCGACCTTGGCCGGAGGCCTGAGCACGTGA